The Cyprinus carpio isolate SPL01 chromosome A5, ASM1834038v1, whole genome shotgun sequence genome has a segment encoding these proteins:
- the ccl19a.2 gene encoding C-C motif chemokine 19a.2, translated as MQTATVTLLVITAVLWSNTEAFSDTAVDCCLTTKDTRIPIQIVASYFHQTTESGCAIPATVFITKKDKKLCAPPEKNGWITKIITHLDKKKTSQ; from the exons ATGCAGACCGCCACCGTTACTCTCCTGGTCATTACCGCAGTCCTCTGGAGCAACACTGAAG CTTTTTCAGACACAGCTGTGGACTGCTGTCTAACCACCAAGGACACTCGTATTCCAATACAGATTGTTGCATCCTACTTTCACCAAACCACAGAGAGTGGTTGTGCCATTCCAGCTACTGT ATTTATCACAAAAAAGGACAAGAAACTGTGTGCTCCACCAGAGAAAAATGGCTGGATTACCAAGATCATCACACACTTAGACAAGAAGAAAACATCTCAGTag
- the ccl19a.1 gene encoding C-C motif chemokine 19a.1 produces MASALVSVLSVSLCALALILYSTPAEAQADLAMDCCLTVSHKAIPKQVLLTHRKQFRVDGCPRDAVVFRTRKGLNLCAPPAEEEAWVKETIKFLDTRLKKCKETKFQEKRCHGLKNFSF; encoded by the exons ATGGCTTCAGCCCTCGTATCTGTGCTGAGTGTGAGTCTCTGTGCATTGGCACTCATTCTCTACAGCACTCCGGCGG AGGCTCAGGCAGACTTGGCAATGGACTGTTGCCTGACAGTTAGCCACAAAGCCATCCCTAAACAAGTCCTCCTTACTCACCGGAAGCAGTTCAGAGTTGACGGCTGCCCCCGAGATGCTGTTGT ATTCAGAACAAGGAAAGGTTTGAATCTGTGTGCCCCACCTGCAGAGGAAGAGGCCTGGGTTAAAGAGACGATCAAGTTTCTGGACACTAGGCTCAAGAAGTGCAAAGAAACCAAATTTCAA GAGAAACGCTGTCACGGCCTgaagaatttttctttttga
- the tctn2 gene encoding LOW QUALITY PROTEIN: tectonic-2 (The sequence of the model RefSeq protein was modified relative to this genomic sequence to represent the inferred CDS: substituted 1 base at 1 genomic stop codon): MAQLLSSRVVFHFLCIIIMLLNDGTICNVVFQPAFILASGPRLSSFLVGNLSGISFSLSSVSSSIATGSIPSSSCRPISQTQWNLSNELVGKNAMLVRLSLNRSLQLCENETSVPDCCLEPLCLRETLLVSACVDETLKASVITQTQIYAQIVPNKPPSENKTVIPNQVFEPLGRCPCDVSPAECDIRCCCDQDCTQEVLGLFATHCLPGPFGGSVSPVPEYQCSAQSSENDPDWFPFLCVTSPSDNNPFLGLFYNGGTVSPKPSPSFQALQMTAPVPPINYRQGDPIFSKDDQYFTIQQNPILGQCAENAPVAFLENFESQCVSMLQSCPPPSDDLKVDIKDGWGGIVTVSVVDEIADDLRLFLANSRENMSVPQQCGNVVVALRYTLYWRENGLSAINVTRTTANITVPVSLTRRYSAVFVNGNETSQSNSGNPGYQVKRPVIGGILVSDTEDIQRALINLWQPGGDGLCSSAELRPALFGINSTSGCMIPASLLDMTQCSQLRETVHGLLAGLVPATLVSTTGKPNFSNLSDWINITTSVQNSSQPAEGSNGECSAVPTHLRIHVWRGIMGSVQGVPQMFIQAVEISFIVTTWRVECGMGRVNPCLNPELMQNFPVSXSVTFTDNPIITQPPRSRFSINFTEFDCDRNDVCWPELAFPLTRYYTGEPYSQALAKGLVLVFFFIAASVLGTPWRQIRQAWNSASL, from the exons ATGGCACAATTATTATCCTCTCGCGTCGTATTTCATTttctgtgtataattattatgctCTTAAACGACGGAACTATCTGTAATGTTG TGTTTCAGCCTGCGTTTATTCTGGCATCTGGTCCGAGATTATCATCCTTTCTGGTTGGAAACTTGTCTGGCATTTCCTTCAGCCTCAGTTCTGTTTCATCCTCGATCGCAACAG GGAGCATCCCGTCATCATCCTGTAGGCCGATTTCTCAGACACAGTGGAATCTTTCAAATGAATTAGTTGGGAAG AATGCCATGCTGGTGCGACTGAGTCTCAACCGCAGTCTGCAGCTGTGTGAGAATGAAACATCTGTCCCTGACTGCTGCCTGGAGCCACTGTGTCTCCGGGAGACTCTCCTCGTGTCTGCATGTGTGGATGAAACTCTCAAAGCCTCAGTCATCACACAGACCCAGATTTATGCCCAGATCGTCCCCAACAAACCCCCGTCGG aaaataaaACCGTCATTCCCAACCAAGTGTTTGAGCCTCTCGGGCGCTGCCCGTGTGATGTTTCCCCAGCCGAGTGTGACATACGCTGCTGTTGTGACCag gactgtaCTCAAGAAGTTCTGGGGTTGTTTGCGACTCATTGTCTTCCTGGACCTTTCGGGGGAAGTGTCAGTCCTGTTCCAGAGTATCAGTGCTCAGCTCAGTCCTCTGAAAATGACCCTGATTGGTTCCCCTTCCTCTGTGTCACCTCTCCTTCGGACAACAACCCCTTTCTGGGACTTTTCTACAATGGTGGGACAGT CTCTCCAAAGCCTAGTCCATCATTCCAAGCCCTGCAGATGACAGCTCCTGTACCTCCCATTAACTACCGCCAGGGGGATccaatattcagcaaggatgaccAATACTTCACCATCCAACAG AATCCCATTTTGGGTCAGTGTGCGGAAAATGCTCCAGTGGCATTTTTGGAAAACTTTGAGTCTCAGTGCGTGAGTATGCTGCAGTCCTGTCCACCACCTTCTGATGACCTGAAAGTGGATATTAAAGATGGATGGGGAG GTATCGTCACAGTCAGTGTTGTGGATGAAATTGCTGATGACCTCAGATTATTTCTGGCAAATTCTCGTGAGAATATGTCTG tgccACAACAGTGTGGTAATGTTGTTGTGGCCTTGCGTTACACTCTTTACTGGAGAGAGAACGGCCTTTCTGCCATTAATGTGACACGGACCACTGCAAACATCACTGTACCTG TATCTTTGACCAGAAGATACTCTGCAGTGTTTGTGAATGGAAATGAAACATCTCAGTCGAATTCTGGCAATCCAG GTTACCAGGTGAAGAGGCCAGTGATTGGTGGTATTTTGGTCTCTGATACAGAAGATATACAGAGGGCCCTGATCAATCTCTGGCAACCAG GTGGAGATGGCCTGTGCTCCTCTGCTGAACTGAGACCAGCTCTGTTTGGGATCAACTCCACATCAGGCTGTATGATTCCTGCGAGTTTGCTGGATATGACGCAGTGTAGTCAGTTGAG AGAAACAGTGCATGGTCTCCTTGCTGGATTAGTGCCTGCTACACTCGTCTCCACAACAGGAAAACCAAACTTTTCCAACCTATCAGACTGGATCAACATTACTA CTTCAGTGCAGAACTCCAGtcagccagcagagggcagcaatGGAGAGTGTTCAGCTGTTCCCACCCACCTCCGCATCCACGTGTGGAGGGGCATCATGGGAAGTGTGCAGGGTGTGCCTCAGATGTTCATCCAGGCAGTGGAGATCAG tttcattgtaACAACATGGAGGGTAGAGTGTGGTATGGGCAGGGTGAACCCATGTTTAAACCCAGAGCTAATGCAAAATTTCCCTGTAAGCTAGTCTGTGACCTTTACTGACAATCCTATTATTACACAACCCCCTAGATCCAG GTTCAGTATTAACTTCACCGAGTTTGACTGTGACAGGAACGATGTGTGTTGGCCCGAGCTGGCCTTCCCTCTCACAAGATACTATACTG gtgaGCCGTATTCCCAGGCTCTGGCTAAAGGTCTCGTTCTAGTGTTCTTCTTCATTGCTGCATCTGTTTTAGGAACACCTTGGAGACAAATCAGACAGGCATGGAATAGTGCTTCATTATGA